A region of the Thalassoroseus pseudoceratinae genome:
ACGTCGTTGGCGACAAAAATGTCGGTTCGTCCATCTTGATCGAAGTCGGCCGTGAGGACGCCTAAGCCGCGATGGCTTTCGGTCAGTCCAGCGGTTTCGGCCACGTCCTCGAATGTGCCATCCCCATGATTCTGCCAAAGGGAGTCTCTATCCCCGGGGTATTGACTGGGAGCGCAGGGTTCACGAATCTTGCCGCCATCGGCGGTCGGTTGCGTGCATTCAATGTGGTCTTTGGGAGTCCACTTGCAATACGTGGCTGCATACAGATCAAGGTCGCCGTCCTGATCCATGTCGAGCCAAGCGGCTGCTGTGTACCAGCGATTCCCGACGATCCCGGCTTCCTCTGAGACATCGACAAATTGGGAACCATTCTCGTTGCGAAAGAGGCGGCATTTGCCGTATCCCGTGACTGCAAGGTCCGGGAGCCCGTCATTGTTGTAGTCGCCGACAGCAACACCATGTGTATAGACACGATGTTGCTGATCGCTCTCGTTAAGCCCGACCGACTGAGTCACATCGGTGAACTTCCAATTTCCGTCGTTTCTGAATAACGCTGGTTGCCGACCTTGGACAGTGAGTGGCGGGCCGTTCAACATGCCGCCACCGGTGAAGTACAAATCCAAGTCGCCGTCTTGATCGTAGTCGATCATTCCGACACCGCCGCCAACCGTTTCCAAGAGCGTGTAGAATCCGGCCTCGTTGCCGTCTCGGTAAGCGAAATCGATTCCAGATGAGGCGGTTTTATCTTCGAACCAATCTGTCTCACGTGCCGGCCGAGGTTCCGCACGCTTGTCGAACGTATGGGGAAGTGGTGCGTTGCGAATATCTTCCGCGACGGGCGTTTCCGCGTGAGATGCCGTTTGGACTTTGCGGTCCGAGTCTGGTGTGTTGTCTGGACTGCACCCTGCGACGATGACCATCACCAAACTTACGACATAGGGGCGACGCGCAGGGGAGGAGAGTCGCAAGCAGACGCGACTCGAATGTCTTGACGATGGCTCCATGAAGAAGTCTGCTTTCATTGACCGAAGGATGCGGCGGCTTCGGCAGCGTGATCCCAGAATCTTGCTTCTGGCTCCCAACTCAAGCTGCGATACAGCTTAGCGATTCGTTTTCGGATTTCGATGTCGGCGGGTCGTTGCGATGCTAAATGTTCCAGACGGTTCAGCAGAACTTTCGTATCCAGCAATTCTCGATGCCGATCGATATGCGTCTGAGCTTCTTCCAACTTCCCTTGCCGCGCAAGGATTTTGCCAAGTTGATAATGAACTTTCTCATCGGACGGTGTTAGTTCCAAGACTCTTCGGAGCCGGTCAATCGCGGCATCCAAATCCCCTTGGGCGGCATTCACACGAGCCAAGAGCGACAACGCATCCACATCGTCTGGCCTCTCGGCTAGAACACGATTGGCGACGACGCTGGCCTCATCGAGTCGTCCCTCTAGCTCCAGCAATTTCGCACGAACCATCGGGGCATCGGCACTTATTTGGAGAGACTCCACC
Encoded here:
- a CDS encoding CRTAC1 family protein: MRLSSPARRPYVVSLVMVIVAGCSPDNTPDSDRKVQTASHAETPVAEDIRNAPLPHTFDKRAEPRPARETDWFEDKTASSGIDFAYRDGNEAGFYTLLETVGGGVGMIDYDQDGDLDLYFTGGGMLNGPPLTVQGRQPALFRNDGNWKFTDVTQSVGLNESDQQHRVYTHGVAVGDYNNDGLPDLAVTGYGKCRLFRNENGSQFVDVSEEAGIVGNRWYTAAAWLDMDQDGDLDLYAATYCKWTPKDHIECTQPTADGGKIREPCAPSQYPGDRDSLWQNHGDGTFEDVAETAGLTESHRGLGVLTADFDQDGRTDIFVANDVDQNDLYFGNGDGTFTNEALRSGVAFSPTGMAEGSMGVEAGDVDGDGLIDLFYTNFVGQDNSLYRSAGDRIFLNAADRFGILGISRLWVGFGTALCDFDGDGWQDLFVANGHVFYGSKNSPYYQPQQLLQNQNGKRFENISNVGGPYFSVRRAARGTAAGDLDNDGDFDLVVVHQNEPPALLQNRKSNQHWVRLQLHGTESNRDAIGTRVSIVYNERTLTRWVRGGAGYLSSSDYRILFPRADETPATVTVHWPTGRHEQFSELAVNQTHELVEGRGKKLPSSEGQ